From Stenotrophomonas nitritireducens, the proteins below share one genomic window:
- a CDS encoding cytochrome c biogenesis protein DipZ yields the protein MFLLVLAYLGGVLTLLSPCILPVLPFVFARADRPFLRSGLPLLVGMAFMFAVVASLAAVGSQWVAQANQIGRWIALVVMALFALALLWPALADRLLAPLQRAGARLGAAADAGQGGVLSSLLIGVATGLLWAPCAGPILGLILTGAALQGANVGTTGLLLAYALGAATSLALAVWIGGRVFTALKQRLGVGEWIRRGLGIAALLAVVAIAMGWDTGLLTRLSTVSTARLEQRLLDVLPTQQPAAGAAMMMSAGDAGSGALPVEGQMPSLAGATGWLNSPPLDAGQLRGKVVLVDFWTYSCINCLRAMPYVRDWAERYKDHGLVVIGVHAPEFAFERGLGNVQRAVADLKVTYPVAIDNDFAIWRGFNNQYWPAHYFIDAQGRIRAHHFGEGNYAQSEQIIRQLLREAGNSLPGDAAPATRMADRGVERQADMDSLKSPETYIGHARAEHFTSPGGIQPGRTAEYSLPSRLQLNQWALAGHWTVGAEDAQLEQGGGRIAFRFHARDLHLVLAPQDPARPVRFRVRIDGQPPQAAAGSDVSAQGEGVVDQNRLYQLIRQDGEVRERTFEIEFLDPGVRAYAFTFG from the coding sequence ATGTTCCTGTTGGTATTGGCCTACCTCGGCGGCGTACTCACCCTGCTCAGCCCCTGCATCCTGCCGGTGCTGCCGTTCGTGTTCGCGCGCGCCGACCGACCGTTCCTGCGCAGCGGGCTGCCTTTGCTGGTCGGCATGGCGTTTATGTTCGCGGTGGTCGCCAGCCTGGCGGCGGTGGGCAGCCAGTGGGTTGCGCAGGCCAACCAGATCGGGCGCTGGATCGCGCTGGTGGTGATGGCGCTGTTCGCGTTGGCACTGCTGTGGCCGGCCTTGGCCGATCGCCTGCTGGCGCCGCTGCAGCGCGCGGGTGCGCGGCTGGGCGCCGCGGCCGACGCGGGGCAGGGCGGCGTGCTGAGTTCGCTGCTGATCGGCGTAGCCACCGGCCTGCTGTGGGCGCCGTGCGCGGGGCCGATCCTGGGCCTGATCCTGACTGGCGCTGCCCTGCAGGGCGCCAATGTGGGCACCACCGGTTTGCTGCTGGCTTATGCGCTGGGTGCGGCGACCTCGCTGGCGCTGGCGGTGTGGATAGGCGGGCGCGTGTTCACCGCCTTGAAGCAGCGGCTGGGGGTGGGCGAGTGGATCCGGCGCGGCCTGGGTATCGCGGCCTTGTTGGCGGTGGTGGCCATTGCGATGGGTTGGGATACCGGCCTGCTGACGCGGCTGTCGACGGTCAGCACGGCAAGGCTGGAACAGCGGTTGCTGGACGTGCTGCCCACGCAGCAGCCGGCGGCAGGCGCGGCGATGATGATGTCCGCCGGCGATGCCGGTAGCGGAGCGCTGCCGGTAGAAGGGCAGATGCCCTCGCTGGCCGGCGCCACCGGCTGGCTCAACAGTCCGCCGCTGGATGCGGGGCAACTGCGCGGCAAGGTGGTGCTGGTCGATTTCTGGACCTACTCCTGCATCAACTGCCTGCGCGCCATGCCCTATGTGCGCGACTGGGCCGAACGCTACAAGGATCATGGGCTGGTGGTGATCGGCGTGCATGCGCCGGAATTCGCCTTCGAGCGCGGCCTTGGCAATGTGCAGCGCGCGGTCGCTGATCTGAAGGTCACTTATCCGGTCGCCATCGACAATGATTTTGCGATCTGGCGCGGCTTCAACAACCAGTATTGGCCGGCGCATTACTTCATCGATGCGCAGGGCCGCATCCGCGCCCATCACTTCGGCGAAGGCAACTACGCGCAGTCCGAACAGATCATCCGCCAGTTGCTGCGCGAGGCCGGCAACAGTCTGCCGGGTGACGCGGCACCGGCAACGCGCATGGCCGACAGGGGCGTTGAGCGCCAGGCCGACATGGACAGCCTGAAATCACCGGAAACCTATATCGGCCATGCCCGCGCCGAGCACTTCACTTCGCCCGGCGGCATCCAGCCGGGGCGCACCGCCGAGTACAGCCTGCCGAGCCGGTTGCAGCTGAACCAATGGGCGCTGGCCGGGCATTGGACGGTGGGGGCCGAGGATGCGCAGCTGGAGCAGGGCGGTGGCCGCATTGCCTTCCGCTTTCATGCCCGTGACCTGCACCTGGTACTGGCGCCGCAGGATCCGGCGCGGCCGGTGCGCTTCCGCGTGCGCATCGATGGCCAGCCACCGCAGGCCGCAGCGGGCAGTGATGTGTCGGCGCAGGGCGAAGGCGTGGTGGATCAGAACCGCCTGTACCAGTTGATCCGTCAGGACGGCGAGGTGCGCGAACGGACGTTCGAGATCGAGTTCCTCGATCCGGGTGTGCGCGCCTATGCCTTCACGTTTGGTTGA
- the msrA gene encoding peptide-methionine (S)-S-oxide reductase MsrA encodes MKIAMDKLVAGSIAVLIAGALLVAGFGMDRSAQAAPVALHVPAPTGAADLQQAGVKQARVVFAGGCFWGVQGVFQHIKGVDNAVSGYIGGSAADASYARVSGGGTGHAEAVQVSYDPSQVSYGQLLQVFFSVVHDPTQLNRQGPDHGSQYRSAIYADDAAQRDAARAYIAQLQRSAVFAAPLVTRVDGGKAFHAAEGYHQNYLTLHPESAYIRINDLPKVAALKQQYPALYREQPRLVMTLSAR; translated from the coding sequence ATGAAGATCGCCATGGACAAACTTGTTGCCGGCAGCATCGCGGTGCTGATTGCCGGGGCGCTGCTGGTCGCCGGATTCGGCATGGACCGTAGCGCGCAGGCGGCACCGGTGGCGCTGCACGTGCCGGCCCCGACCGGTGCGGCCGATCTGCAGCAGGCCGGCGTCAAACAGGCGCGGGTGGTGTTTGCCGGCGGCTGCTTCTGGGGTGTGCAGGGCGTGTTCCAGCACATCAAGGGCGTGGACAACGCGGTGTCCGGCTATATCGGTGGCAGTGCAGCCGATGCCAGCTATGCGCGCGTCAGTGGCGGCGGTACCGGCCATGCCGAGGCGGTGCAGGTGTCCTACGATCCCTCGCAGGTCAGTTACGGGCAGTTGCTGCAGGTGTTCTTCTCGGTGGTGCATGACCCCACCCAGCTCAACCGCCAGGGCCCGGACCATGGCAGCCAATACCGTTCGGCCATCTATGCCGATGACGCTGCGCAGCGCGATGCCGCCCGCGCCTATATCGCCCAGCTGCAGCGCAGTGCGGTGTTCGCGGCGCCGCTGGTCACCCGGGTTGACGGCGGCAAGGCCTTCCATGCGGCCGAGGGTTACCACCAGAACTACCTGACGCTGCACCCCGAGTCGGCCTATATCCGGATCAATGACCTGCCCAAGGTGGCTGCCTTGAAGCAGCAGTACCCGGCCTTGTACCGCGAGCAGCCGCGTCTGGTCATGACCTTGTCGGCGCGCTAG
- a CDS encoding glutathione S-transferase N-terminal domain-containing protein encodes MKLYSKPGACSLADHIALIWSGLKFDVQIVDHATMKSPEYLKMNPAGAVPVLEDDGWVLTQNAAILHYICDKAPASGLDGGSDPRTRAEVNRWLSFVNADLHPTYFPIFGATKYLEDEAVIARTQEHSRQKLKTLYQRINDRLALVDWLGGTPRASIADAYTFVTLRWARGLKLDLADMDALDRFEQRMQADPAVQAAMKAEGLS; translated from the coding sequence ATGAAGCTCTACAGCAAGCCCGGCGCCTGTTCGCTGGCCGACCATATCGCCCTGATCTGGTCGGGCCTGAAGTTCGATGTGCAGATCGTGGACCACGCCACGATGAAGTCGCCCGAGTACCTGAAGATGAACCCGGCCGGCGCCGTACCTGTGCTGGAAGACGATGGCTGGGTGCTGACCCAGAACGCCGCCATCCTGCATTACATCTGCGACAAGGCACCGGCCTCCGGGCTGGACGGCGGCAGCGACCCGCGCACCCGCGCCGAGGTCAACCGCTGGTTGTCCTTCGTCAACGCCGACCTGCACCCCACCTACTTCCCGATCTTCGGCGCGACCAAGTACCTGGAAGACGAAGCGGTCATCGCCCGTACCCAGGAACACTCGCGCCAGAAGCTGAAGACGCTGTACCAGCGCATCAACGATCGCCTGGCCCTGGTGGACTGGCTGGGCGGCACCCCGCGCGCTTCCATTGCCGATGCCTACACCTTCGTGACCCTGCGCTGGGCGCGCGGCCTGAAGCTCGATCTTGCCGACATGGACGCACTGGACCGCTTCGAGCAGCGCATGCAGGCCGACCCGGCCGTGCAGGCGGCCATGAAGGCCGAAGGGCTGAGCTGA
- a CDS encoding cell wall hydrolase, producing the protein MKLAWILWLSQMLPQPAADSLCLSTTVYLEARDQTLRGQQAVAEVALRRLDSGLWGDSMCQVVTARKQFAPTLVAPGTQLRNNDAWAEAVDVAFAAERNWALPNGQRKEIVPGASHFAAHAIASPSWRNAYQVATIGGHTFYKVQSLKPRAS; encoded by the coding sequence ATGAAACTGGCTTGGATTCTTTGGTTGTCGCAGATGTTGCCGCAACCTGCAGCCGATTCGTTGTGCCTGAGCACGACCGTATACCTGGAAGCCCGCGACCAGACCCTGCGCGGCCAGCAGGCCGTGGCCGAAGTCGCCCTGCGGCGGCTGGACAGTGGCCTGTGGGGCGACTCGATGTGTCAGGTGGTCACCGCCCGCAAGCAGTTCGCCCCGACCCTGGTCGCCCCCGGCACCCAGCTGCGCAACAACGATGCCTGGGCCGAAGCCGTCGACGTAGCCTTTGCCGCCGAGCGCAACTGGGCCCTGCCCAATGGCCAGCGCAAGGAGATCGTGCCCGGCGCCAGCCACTTCGCCGCCCACGCCATCGCCAGCCCGAGCTGGCGCAATGCCTACCAGGTGGCCACAATCGGCGGGCATACCTTCTATAAGGTGCAGTCGCTGAAGCCGCGCGCTTCCTGA
- a CDS encoding NADPH-dependent 2,4-dienoyl-CoA reductase, with translation MTPATDTAYPHLFAPLDLGYTQLRNRILMGSMHTGLEDHARDFPKLAAYFGERAAGGAALLVTGGFAPNVVGWLTPFGSKLSWPWEVSRHRQVTAAVHSHGAKICLQLLHAGRYGYHPLQVAPSKRKAPINPFTPRALSAGGVERHIADYARAAKYARDAGYDGVEVMGSEGYLINEFIAPRTNGRSDAWGGDAAKRMRFAVEIVRRIREACGPDFIIIYRLSLVDLVEDGSNWQEIVQQAQAIEAAGATLINSGIGWHEARIPTIATSVPRAAFAGVTAKLKPHVGIPLIATNRINMPDVAEGILAGGGADMVSLARPLLADPQWPAKAKAGKPEAINTCIACNQACLDHVFQQKRASCLVNPRAAHETELVYLPTTAAKRVAVVGAGPAGLACATVAAERGHQVTLFDAAAEIGGQFNVAKRIPGKEEFHETLRYFRHKLAETGVSVRLDTPADVNALADFDEVVVATGISPRKVSFAGADHPMVVSYLDVLLGRVQAADKVAIIGAGGIGFDVGEFLVHEGPSPALDPARWMAEWGVDASFESRGALAKPQPEAPARKVWLLQRSPGKPGAKLGKTTGWIHRATLKAKGVKMLGGVEYLGVDDAGLRIRVDGQEQLLDVGTVVVCAGQTPRRELADALQAAGRSVHIIGGADVAAELDAKRAIDQGSRVAAAL, from the coding sequence ATGACGCCAGCCACCGACACCGCCTACCCGCACCTGTTCGCCCCGCTGGATCTGGGCTACACCCAGCTGCGCAACCGCATCCTGATGGGCTCGATGCACACCGGGCTGGAAGACCACGCCCGCGACTTCCCCAAGCTGGCCGCCTACTTCGGTGAGCGTGCGGCCGGTGGCGCGGCCCTGCTGGTCACCGGCGGCTTCGCGCCCAACGTGGTGGGTTGGCTGACCCCGTTCGGCAGCAAACTGTCCTGGCCCTGGGAAGTCAGCCGCCACCGCCAGGTGACCGCTGCCGTGCATTCGCACGGCGCCAAGATCTGCCTGCAGCTGCTGCATGCCGGCCGCTACGGCTACCACCCGCTGCAGGTGGCCCCGTCCAAGCGCAAGGCACCGATCAACCCCTTCACCCCGCGCGCGTTGTCGGCCGGCGGCGTCGAGCGGCATATTGCCGATTACGCCCGCGCAGCGAAATACGCGCGTGATGCCGGCTACGACGGCGTCGAGGTGATGGGCTCGGAAGGCTATCTGATCAACGAATTCATCGCCCCGCGCACCAATGGCCGCAGCGATGCCTGGGGCGGCGACGCGGCCAAGCGCATGCGCTTCGCGGTGGAGATCGTACGCCGCATCCGCGAGGCCTGCGGCCCGGACTTCATCATCATCTACCGGCTGTCGCTGGTGGACCTGGTCGAGGACGGCAGCAACTGGCAGGAGATCGTGCAGCAGGCGCAGGCCATCGAAGCGGCCGGCGCAACCCTGATCAACTCCGGTATCGGCTGGCACGAGGCGCGCATCCCCACCATCGCCACCTCGGTGCCGCGCGCCGCCTTTGCCGGCGTCACCGCCAAGCTCAAGCCGCATGTCGGCATTCCACTGATCGCCACCAACCGCATCAACATGCCGGACGTGGCCGAAGGCATCCTCGCCGGCGGCGGCGCCGACATGGTGTCGCTGGCCCGCCCGCTGCTGGCCGACCCGCAGTGGCCGGCCAAGGCCAAGGCCGGCAAGCCCGAGGCGATCAATACCTGCATCGCCTGCAACCAGGCTTGCCTGGACCATGTGTTCCAGCAGAAGCGCGCCAGCTGCCTGGTCAACCCACGCGCCGCACACGAGACCGAGCTGGTCTATTTGCCGACCACCGCCGCCAAGCGCGTGGCCGTGGTGGGTGCCGGCCCAGCCGGCCTGGCCTGCGCCACGGTGGCGGCCGAACGCGGCCACCAGGTCACCCTGTTTGATGCGGCTGCGGAAATCGGCGGCCAGTTCAACGTGGCCAAGCGCATCCCCGGCAAGGAGGAGTTCCACGAAACCCTGCGCTATTTCCGCCACAAGCTGGCCGAAACCGGGGTCAGCGTGCGGCTGGACACGCCAGCGGATGTGAACGCGCTGGCCGATTTCGACGAGGTCGTGGTGGCCACCGGCATCAGCCCGCGCAAGGTCAGCTTCGCCGGTGCAGACCATCCGATGGTGGTCAGCTACCTCGACGTGTTGCTGGGACGGGTACAGGCCGCCGACAAGGTGGCCATCATCGGCGCCGGTGGCATTGGCTTCGATGTCGGCGAGTTTCTGGTGCATGAAGGCCCCTCGCCTGCGCTGGATCCCGCCCGCTGGATGGCCGAATGGGGCGTGGATGCCAGCTTTGAAAGCCGTGGCGCGCTGGCCAAGCCGCAGCCCGAAGCGCCTGCCCGCAAGGTCTGGCTGCTGCAACGCAGCCCTGGCAAACCGGGCGCCAAGCTGGGCAAGACCACCGGCTGGATCCACCGCGCCACGCTCAAGGCCAAGGGCGTGAAGATGCTCGGCGGCGTGGAATACCTGGGTGTGGATGACGCCGGCCTGCGCATCCGTGTCGACGGCCAGGAGCAGTTGCTGGATGTCGGCACAGTGGTGGTGTGCGCCGGCCAGACTCCGCGCCGTGAACTGGCCGATGCATTGCAGGCCGCCGGCCGCAGCGTGCACATCATCGGCGGCGCGGATGTCGCCGCCGAGCTGGATGCCAAGCGCGCGATCGATCAGGGCAGCCGGGTCGCTGCAGCTCTTTAA
- a CDS encoding LTA synthase family protein: MSVTTSHVLRATGADRATRLLPQLWLLVAGMVVLGGLARIFLWWDYAGSDRGLELLWPALARGLRYDLVAGAIAASLVGLSMMPVWLSGRRETAVRLAQWLSLALLMVFAVLSVCEHFYYGFYKTRFDPIVFGMFEDDTGAILETVWDDYPVVWGVLGLLLVTALLRWALPRAGGWLALRWPRGSGTWGRVLLLLLQCVLLLLLARGSVGSFPLIRRDVTVSADPFVNALVLNAPLTLYRAARTRANETEIGDDPLVGLKQLGFKDLAEAASAAGLGAAGPQQVEAALFAQAPGQPRALAQSPHVVLGLMESFGQDLLYTDGPENDMLGRLRGELPTGQRFENFIAGQNGTHPTLENLLLGTPITPLTRGRNARLAFDTAAALPFQRAGYRTVFIYGGGSDWRDIGTALSHQGFDRVYDARDIKQRFGQARGTEWGLYDGWLFRFAEQLLSEADARGERLFLVMLTTSNHPPHTLDTPRQTYPLDPAALGPRAETDQVQLRRMLATYQYQADELGGFLQQLRQQPLGERTIVAVSGDHNLRSHYRYDLPAEQVDVDRVFAWMRVPAAYVPSASAPDATAFAGHADLVPTLVELALPGQRYFRTGRNLWQAAPDGGQALAQYERMYTRAGLLVPLHKPQLHRWRDSRHLEVQGVAPDAASAAQARQAAAWVALRDWHIRQQVLRSRR; encoded by the coding sequence ATGTCTGTAACAACCTCGCATGTTCTTCGCGCCACCGGCGCAGACCGCGCAACGCGCCTGTTGCCCCAGTTGTGGTTGCTGGTGGCGGGCATGGTCGTGCTCGGCGGACTGGCCCGCATCTTCCTGTGGTGGGATTACGCCGGCAGCGACCGCGGTCTGGAGCTGTTGTGGCCGGCGCTGGCGCGCGGGCTGCGTTATGACCTGGTAGCCGGGGCTATCGCCGCCAGCCTGGTCGGTTTGTCGATGATGCCGGTCTGGCTCAGCGGCCGGCGTGAAACGGCGGTGCGGCTGGCGCAATGGCTGTCGCTGGCGCTGCTGATGGTGTTCGCCGTGCTTTCGGTGTGCGAACACTTCTATTACGGGTTCTACAAGACGCGGTTCGATCCCATCGTGTTCGGCATGTTCGAGGACGACACCGGCGCGATCCTGGAGACAGTGTGGGATGACTACCCGGTGGTCTGGGGCGTGCTCGGCCTGTTGCTGGTCACCGCGCTGCTGCGCTGGGCCCTGCCGCGCGCCGGTGGCTGGCTGGCGCTGCGTTGGCCGCGTGGTTCGGGCACCTGGGGGAGGGTGTTGTTGCTGCTGCTGCAATGCGTGCTGCTGCTTCTGCTGGCGCGTGGCAGTGTCGGCAGCTTCCCGCTGATACGGCGTGACGTCACGGTCTCGGCCGACCCGTTCGTCAATGCGCTGGTACTCAACGCGCCGCTGACGCTGTACCGCGCGGCGCGCACCCGCGCCAATGAAACCGAGATTGGCGATGACCCGCTGGTCGGCCTGAAGCAGCTCGGGTTCAAGGATCTCGCCGAAGCTGCCAGCGCGGCCGGCCTGGGCGCTGCCGGTCCGCAACAGGTAGAGGCGGCGTTGTTCGCGCAGGCACCGGGGCAGCCGCGCGCGCTGGCCCAGTCGCCGCACGTGGTGCTGGGCCTGATGGAGTCGTTCGGGCAGGACCTGCTGTACACCGACGGCCCCGAAAACGACATGCTCGGCCGTCTGCGTGGCGAGCTGCCCACCGGGCAGCGTTTCGAAAACTTCATCGCCGGCCAGAACGGCACGCATCCGACCCTGGAAAACCTGCTGCTGGGCACCCCGATCACGCCGCTCACGCGTGGTCGCAACGCACGGCTGGCGTTCGATACCGCCGCGGCCTTGCCGTTCCAGCGGGCCGGCTACCGCACCGTCTTCATCTACGGAGGCGGCAGCGACTGGCGTGATATCGGCACCGCACTTAGCCACCAGGGGTTTGACCGGGTCTATGACGCGCGCGACATCAAACAGCGGTTTGGCCAGGCCCGTGGCACCGAGTGGGGGTTGTACGACGGCTGGCTGTTCCGCTTTGCCGAACAACTGCTGAGCGAGGCTGACGCCCGTGGTGAACGCCTGTTCCTGGTGATGCTGACCACCAGCAACCACCCGCCACACACGCTGGATACGCCACGCCAGACGTACCCGTTGGATCCCGCCGCGCTGGGGCCGCGCGCGGAGACCGACCAGGTGCAGCTGCGGCGCATGTTGGCCACCTATCAATACCAGGCCGATGAGCTGGGCGGTTTCCTGCAGCAGCTGCGCCAGCAGCCGCTGGGCGAACGCACCATCGTGGCTGTGTCCGGCGACCACAACCTGCGCTCGCATTACCGCTACGACCTGCCGGCCGAGCAGGTGGACGTGGACCGCGTGTTCGCGTGGATGCGGGTGCCAGCGGCCTATGTGCCCAGCGCCAGCGCTCCGGATGCCACGGCCTTCGCCGGTCATGCGGATCTGGTGCCGACACTGGTGGAGCTGGCCCTGCCGGGACAGCGTTATTTCAGAACCGGGCGCAACCTGTGGCAGGCCGCGCCCGATGGCGGCCAGGCCCTGGCCCAGTACGAACGCATGTATACGCGCGCTGGCTTGCTGGTTCCCCTGCACAAACCGCAACTGCACCGCTGGCGCGACTCCCGCCATCTGGAGGTGCAGGGTGTTGCGCCGGATGCGGCCAGCGCGGCGCAGGCGCGGCAGGCCGCAGCGTGGGTTGCATTGCGTGACTGGCATATCCGCCAGCAGGTACTGCGCAGCCGCCGCTGA
- a CDS encoding YczE/YyaS/YitT family protein yields MPSLNLVSRLLQLLLGLFLYGIAASLMIRAGIGIAPWDVLSQGVALRSGWSFGLVTNIVGVCVLLMWLPLRQKPGVGTVLNVLLIGPSAQLGLNLLPAAHGLPSQLLLFAAGLGLLAVATGLYIGARFGPGPRDGLMTGLHARTGWAIWKVRSLIEACALAVGWALGGNVGWGTLAFALLIGPLCGITLPLFDRQRRPVMAASGR; encoded by the coding sequence ATGCCGTCCTTGAATCTCGTCTCACGCCTGCTGCAGCTGCTGCTGGGCCTGTTCCTGTATGGCATTGCCGCGTCGCTGATGATCCGCGCCGGCATCGGCATCGCGCCCTGGGATGTGCTGAGCCAAGGCGTGGCCCTGCGCAGCGGCTGGAGCTTCGGCCTGGTCACCAACATCGTGGGTGTCTGCGTGCTGCTGATGTGGCTGCCGCTGCGGCAGAAACCCGGCGTGGGTACGGTACTCAACGTGCTGCTGATCGGCCCCAGCGCCCAGCTGGGGCTGAATCTGCTGCCAGCCGCGCATGGGCTGCCTTCACAACTGCTGCTGTTCGCGGCCGGCCTGGGGTTGCTGGCCGTCGCCACCGGGCTCTACATCGGCGCGCGCTTTGGCCCCGGCCCGCGCGACGGGCTGATGACCGGCCTGCACGCCCGCACCGGCTGGGCGATCTGGAAGGTACGCAGCCTGATCGAAGCCTGCGCGCTGGCAGTGGGCTGGGCCCTGGGCGGCAATGTCGGCTGGGGCACGCTGGCCTTCGCCCTGCTGATCGGGCCGCTGTGCGGCATCACCCTGCCCTTGTTTGATCGCCAGCGCCGGCCGGTGATGGCCGCCTCTGGCCGTTGA
- a CDS encoding zinc-binding alcohol dehydrogenase family protein has translation MKAIGLTRYLPIDDSDALLDLEMPAPAPPQAQDLLVQVHAVSINPVDTKLRGPKPGEENPPRVLGFDAAGTVVAVGPQVTAFEIGDEVYYAGDVTRPGCNAQLQLVDERLVGRKPATLDFAEAAALPLTTLTAWELLFQRMPYQLDGRRNVGKTLLVIGGAGGVGSMAIQLGQHAGFTVVATASRPESAQWCLQMGASHVIDHRQPLAPQLQALDIHAVDAALNLANTDLYWQQLGELLAPQGHVGLIVEPAAPLHIGDPYKAKCIGIHWEFMFTRARFRTADMIEQHRILTRAASLIDAGELRTTLSQRLGTINAANLRQAHRQLEAGRSIGKLALEGWD, from the coding sequence ATGAAAGCAATCGGCCTGACCCGCTACCTTCCCATTGACGACAGCGACGCGCTGCTGGATCTGGAAATGCCCGCGCCGGCGCCGCCGCAAGCACAGGATCTGCTTGTTCAGGTGCACGCTGTTTCCATCAACCCGGTGGACACCAAACTGCGCGGCCCGAAACCCGGCGAAGAGAATCCGCCGCGGGTACTGGGGTTTGATGCCGCCGGCACCGTGGTTGCGGTCGGCCCGCAGGTCACCGCTTTCGAAATCGGCGATGAGGTGTATTACGCCGGCGATGTCACCCGCCCGGGCTGCAACGCGCAGCTGCAGCTGGTGGACGAACGGCTGGTCGGGCGCAAGCCGGCCACACTGGATTTTGCCGAAGCCGCCGCATTGCCGCTGACCACGCTCACCGCATGGGAACTGCTGTTCCAGCGCATGCCGTATCAGTTGGATGGCCGCCGCAATGTAGGCAAAACCCTGCTCGTGATTGGCGGCGCCGGCGGCGTCGGCTCGATGGCCATCCAGCTTGGGCAACATGCCGGCTTCACCGTGGTGGCCACCGCCTCGCGCCCGGAGAGCGCGCAGTGGTGCCTGCAGATGGGCGCCAGCCACGTCATCGATCACCGCCAGCCGCTGGCGCCCCAGCTGCAGGCGCTGGACATCCATGCCGTGGATGCGGCGCTCAACCTGGCCAATACCGACCTGTACTGGCAACAGCTGGGCGAACTGCTGGCACCGCAGGGCCATGTCGGCCTGATCGTGGAGCCCGCCGCCCCGCTGCACATCGGTGACCCTTACAAGGCCAAATGCATCGGCATCCATTGGGAATTCATGTTCACCCGTGCCCGCTTCCGTACCGCCGACATGATCGAGCAGCACCGCATCCTGACCCGCGCGGCCAGCCTGATCGACGCCGGCGAACTGCGCACCACCCTGAGCCAGCGCCTGGGCACCATCAATGCCGCCAATCTGCGCCAGGCCCATCGCCAGCTGGAAGCCGGGCGCAGCATCGGCAAACTGGCCCTGGAAGGCTGGGACTGA